A stretch of the Ascaphus truei isolate aAscTru1 chromosome 4, aAscTru1.hap1, whole genome shotgun sequence genome encodes the following:
- the LOC142493056 gene encoding uncharacterized protein LOC142493056, giving the protein MAVTDFARVADLNVLMRNQYQRNLIDGETLAFEIQFGPWGPGARYCYLTIDTTADPNTYQYVQQAYDLLIHTIINLTHNAATVILGQQPVIATGVDRHGPINSGAKYGENRTHLFTPVTLPELTPAARDVLTERANATAEITLLREIVNALFAIRGAAPALIDVPARVQVCIPMANIKATIGKLPTNPKDIALWLNERTHCLDGVYPTPTANQKLALVNSLLPAGLSITLAEARDWDSVISNVYEKTHGKVTISSLADTLGQVNKTSGIVAAYILGLRFTQGNHEIVWGCLKALIKGQGLLLDLERQIQGVPVEQKPVMVPEILKNTYTLVGRSLTGDPIGLTKPQASDRKPERSNAEKRGNFLVQERKWRPPFTQYQTPVYPRDEQWDRRAHTPRNPAAWTPQIGHSVQERVAKVKPLRPKWKKPTTILKKINERTFIIQDTKGRERKVSIDNLKPTAHCSNVTVQDGGDTVSATDFDRAAASRSTDCKTTGCGK; this is encoded by the exons atggctgttacggattttgcacgagttgcagatctgaatgttttaatgaggaatcagtatcagagaaatctgattgacggtgaaactctggcatttgaaattcaatttggccCGTGGGGACCTGGGGCAAGATACTGCTATCTAACAATAGACACCACAGCTGATCCAAACACATATCAGTACGTACAACAGGCATATGATCTGTTAATACACACGATCATTAATTTGACACATaatgcagcgactgtcattttgggacaacagcctgtgattgctacaggcgtggacagacatggtcctattaattctggtgcgaaatatggggagaatcgcacacacttatttacaccagttacattACCTGAGTTAACACCAGCAGCACGCGACGTTCTGACAGAGCGCGCAAATGCAACTGCAGAAATCACGCTGTTAAGAGAAATTGTTAATGCCCTCTTCGCAATTAGAGGAGCTGCTCCAGCGTTAATTGATGTACCAGCTCGGGTACAAGTTTGTATTCCCATGGCGAACATTAAGGCTACTATTGGAAAGTTGCCAACTAATCCAAAAGACATTGCATTGTGGCTTAATGAGAGAACGCATTGTTTAGATGGGGTGTATCCTACACCGACCGCAAATCAGAAACTTGCTTTGGTAAATTCCCTGCTACCAGCGGGTTTGTCAATCACATTAGCTGAAGCACGAGACTGGGATTCAGTCATCAGCAATGTGTATGAGAAAACCCATGGAAAAGTTACTATCTCATCACTGGCAGATACGCTAGGACAAGTTAATAAGACTAGTGGGATTGTAGCAGCTTATATTCTAGGGTTACGCTTTACACAAGGCAACCATGAGATTGTGTGGGGTTGTCTGAAGGCTTTGATTAAGGGACAGGGTTTGCTGTTAGACCTTGAAAGACAAATTCAAGGTGTACCAGTGGAACAAAAACCAGTTATGGTTCCTGAGATTCTGAAAAATACTTACACTCTTGTTGGCAGATCGCTCACTGGTGATCCGATTGGATTAACTAAGCCACAAGCCAGTGACAGGAAACCTGAGAGATCGAACGCAGAAAAGAGGGGAAATTTTCTTGTCCAAGAGAGAAAGTGGAGACCTCCGTTCACCCAGTATCAGACTCCAGTTTATCCTAGAGACGAGCAGTGGGACAGaagag cccacacaccacgtaATCCTGCAGCTTGGACGCCGCAGATTGGACATTCGGTCCAGGAGAGGGTTGCTAAGGTAAAGCCGTTGCGGCCTAAGTGGAAGAAACCTACCACGATACTGAAAAAGATAAATGAAAGAACCTTTATCATCCAAGATACAaaaggaagagaaagaaaagTGAGTATCGATAATCTTAAGCCTACAGCACATTGCAGTAACGTCACTGTTCAAGATGGAGGAGACACCGTATCTGCGACAGACTTCGATCGAGCTGCAGCCTCTCGAAGCACAGATTGCAAGACAACAGGATGTGGAAAATAA